GGAGTGGTGAACGCCATCGACGCCGACCTGCCGATCTACTTCGTGCGCACGCTGCAGGACGCGATCGATCGGAGCTACTGGTTCTACTCCGTGTTCGGTGTGCTCTTCATGGTGTTCGGCGGCGCGGCCCTGTTCCTCGCCGGCGTGGGCCTCTACGGCGTGATGGCGACGTCGGTCGCGCAGCGCACCCGCGAGGTCGGCGTGCGCATGGCCCTCGGCGCGCAGGCGCGCGACGTCCTCACGATGGTCCTGCGGCAGGGCATGGTCCAGATCGCAATCGGCATCGCGCTCGGCCTCGGCATCGCCGCGGCCCTGGGCAACCTGCTCGCCATCGTCCTCTACGAGGTCGACCCGCGTGACCCCGTCGTGTTCGCGTCGATCATCACGTTCCTCGTCGCGGCCGCGCTCTTTGCCTGCTTCGTGCCGGCCCGCCGGGCGACCCGCGTCGACCCCAACATCGCGCTGCGCGCGGAATGAACGTCCGGGCGTGCGGCGGCCGAACACGCCGCCGCACGCTCCTGCCAGCTCCACCCGGGGATCGCAGCACGGCGCCGCCGCCTGACCCGCGGCCGCTCACCGGCAGTCCCGAGTCCGGCTGCTCGCGCGTTCATTACAAAGCTGTAACGGGCGACAGGACAGGAAGTCGTTATCTTACCCGTCCGGCGATGAACGCACTGACACCCAGACGTGGAGATCGATGATCACACCGGCAGAAGCACGGGAGCGCCTCGAGAAGGAGCTCCGTCGGCAGATCAGCACCATCTCGAGCGGCGACGAGGCCGTGGCCGGATGGATGGCCGGCCGCGCGTCCGACGGCGTCCGCCGCCCCTGGGAGACCAGCGATGACCTCGAGCTGACAGGGACGCTGCGCGATCTCGGCGCCGGCCGCGCCCGCGCGCTCGCGCTGGCGCTGGTCCGGGTGGAAAAGGGGACGTACGGCCTCTGCACCCGCTGCGGCGACCGGATTGCCCATGAGCGGCTCGAGGTCCTGCCCGAAATCGAGACCTGCCGGGACTGCACCGATAACTGACAATTCGGGCCGGGCTCGTGACGCGGGGGCGCTGCAGGGGGGTGCGGCGCCCCTCGTCGCATTCCGGAGGTGAGTAGAAGAAGCCTGCCGCGTAGGGCGACACCCCTCGTCCTGTCCGTCGGCCGCCGGTCGCGCGGCCGCCCCGGTGCGGCTATGTTGCGCGGACCGAACAGCAACCGCGAAGAACTATGCCTGACACACTGACCATCACCGACAACCGCACCGGGCGCTCGTACGAGGTTCCGATCCAGTACGGCACCTACCCGGAGTACGGCGCCTACATCAACGGCACCGAGCTGCGCAAGATCAAGTCGTCCGACGAGGACTTCGGGCTGCTGAGCTACGACCCCGCGTTCATGAACACGGCGTCGACCAGGAGCTCGATCACCTTCATCGACGGCGACAAGGGCATCCTGCGCTACCGCGGGATCCCGATCGAGCAGCTCGCCGAGCAGAGCACGTTTCTCGAGACGGCGTTCCTGATCCTGTTCGGCCACCTGCCCAGCCAGCAGGAGCTGGACGAGTGGACGCACGAGATCACGATGCACACGCTGATTCACGAGAACATGCGGAAGTTCATGGAGGGCTTCCACTACGATGCCCACCCGATGGGCATGCTCGTGAGCACCGTGGCGGCGCTGTCCACGTTCTACTCCGAGTCGCGCGATATCAGTGACCCGGAGAACAGGAAGCGGCAGATCATCCGGCTCATTGCCAAGGTCCCGACCATCGCCGCCTTCGCCTACCGCCACTCCATCGGCCGCCACTACATCTATCCCGACAACGACCTCAGCTACGCCGGCAACTTCCTGAACATGATGTTCCGGATGACCGAGCGTGAGTACCGGCCGAACCCGACGCTCGAGAAGGCGCTCGACGTCCTGTTCATCCTGCACGCCGACCACGAGCAGAACTGCTCCGCCAGCGCAATGCGCAACGTCGGCAGCAGCCACGCCGATCCGTACGTGTCCGTCGCTGCGGCCACCGCCGCGCTCTGGGGCCCGCTGCACGGCGGCGCCAACGAGCAGGTGCTGCGCATGCTGCACGAGATCGGCGACCGGAAGAACGTGAACGAGTACATAAAGCGCGTGAAGGCGGGCGAGTTCCGGCTGATGGGCTTCGGGCACCGCGTGTACAAGAACTACGACCCGCGCGCGCGCATCCTGAAGAAGATGGCCGACGACGTGCTCGAGGTGACGGGCAAGTCGCCGCTCCTCGACCTGGCGATGGACCTCGAGCGCATCGCACTCGAGGACGACTACTTCGTCTCGCGCAAGCTCTACCCGAACGTCGACTTCTACTCGGGCATCATCTACCAGGCGATGGGCTTCCCGGTCGACATGTTCCCCGTCCTCTTTGCCATCGCGCGCACGACCGGCTGGCTCGCACAGTGGCAGGAGATGCTGGAGGACAGCGACCAGAAGATCACCCGCCCGCGGCAGGTCTACACGGGTGAGGACGAGCAGGCATACGTGAAGATGGCGCGGCGGTAGCATCCCGCTCGTGGGCCCGCCTCGCGCGGGTCCGCGATGCCGCCGGGATACGATCTCGCATCCGCCGGCGCAGCGACTTCACCACCAGGCCGATCACTCCCTTCCCGCGACCATGAGCGAGTTCGAGTACCTTTCCGTGCTGATCTCGATCGTGCTGGGCCTCGGCCTTTCGCACGTCATGGCGACCGCCGCGCAGCTCGTCCGCTACCGCTCCGCCGTCCGGTTCTACCTGCCGGCGCTGCTGATGCTGGTGCTGCTGTTCCTGATCCACATCCAGATCTGGTGGGCCGTGTTCGAGCTGCGCACGGTGCCGGAATGGAGCTTCATCGATTTCGCGCTGCTGCTCGCCCTGCCCACCATTGCCTTCATGGTCAGCGTGCTGCTGTCGCCCGACTTCGACCGCGAGGAGATCGTCGACCTGCGCGCCCGCTACTACGAGCACCGCCGCTGGTTCTACGGCCTCTTCGCCCTGCTGCCCCTCGCCAGCCTCGCCCAGGAGCGCGCGATCCGCGGCTTCATCCAGCTCGACGCCGATCCGGCCTTCCGCCTCGCGTTCGTCGGTCTTTCGGCGATCGGCTTTGCCAGCACGCGCGAACGTGTACACTATGCGATCACGATCATCGCGCTGG
The genomic region above belongs to Longimicrobiales bacterium and contains:
- a CDS encoding TraR/DksA C4-type zinc finger protein, which gives rise to MITPAEARERLEKELRRQISTISSGDEAVAGWMAGRASDGVRRPWETSDDLELTGTLRDLGAGRARALALALVRVEKGTYGLCTRCGDRIAHERLEVLPEIETCRDCTDN
- a CDS encoding citrate synthase; amino-acid sequence: MPDTLTITDNRTGRSYEVPIQYGTYPEYGAYINGTELRKIKSSDEDFGLLSYDPAFMNTASTRSSITFIDGDKGILRYRGIPIEQLAEQSTFLETAFLILFGHLPSQQELDEWTHEITMHTLIHENMRKFMEGFHYDAHPMGMLVSTVAALSTFYSESRDISDPENRKRQIIRLIAKVPTIAAFAYRHSIGRHYIYPDNDLSYAGNFLNMMFRMTEREYRPNPTLEKALDVLFILHADHEQNCSASAMRNVGSSHADPYVSVAAATAALWGPLHGGANEQVLRMLHEIGDRKNVNEYIKRVKAGEFRLMGFGHRVYKNYDPRARILKKMADDVLEVTGKSPLLDLAMDLERIALEDDYFVSRKLYPNVDFYSGIIYQAMGFPVDMFPVLFAIARTTGWLAQWQEMLEDSDQKITRPRQVYTGEDEQAYVKMARR